A part of Apodemus sylvaticus chromosome 19, mApoSyl1.1, whole genome shotgun sequence genomic DNA contains:
- the LOC127669273 gene encoding olfactory receptor 2B6-like, whose amino-acid sequence MRSLNITTHHNNGFILVGFSDWPCLEMALLVVISIFYIVTLFRNSAIIILSLLDPKLHTPMYFFLANLSFLDICYTTSTVAQMLKNIQSHERSISYVGCIAQLFIFLSLGSTECVLLSIMAFDRYVAICHPLRYTVIMHSQLCQQLAAVAWITGFSNSLVQTVLTSLFPRCGQYQVENFFCEVPAMLQLSCVDTWVNEVEMYAAVVVIKVIPLGLILFSYINIVRAVINIQSSEGRKKAFNTCGSHLLVVIMFYGSAISGYAYMAPKSSTAKLKGKLLALFYGLITPMLNPLIYTLRNKDVKEAMKKVLGREQEQGWNLD is encoded by the coding sequence ATGAGAAGCCTCAATATCACTACCCATCACAACAATGGCTTTATTCTGGTAGGCTTCTCTGATTGGCCATGTCTGGAAATGGCTCTTCTTGTGGTCATCTCCATCTTCTATATAGTGACTCTCTTCAGGAATTCAGCTATTATCATTTTATCTCTCCTTGATCCTAAACTCCACACCCCTATGTATTTCTTCCTGGCCAATCTTTCCTTTTTAGATatctgctataccacttctacTGTCGCCCAGATGCTGAAAAATATTCAGAGCCATGAGAGAAGCATCAGCTATGTGGGCTGCATAGCACAACTGTTCATTTTCCTTAGCCTAGGATCTACAGAATGTGTGCTTCTCTCCATCATGGCCtttgatcgctatgtggccatctgccatcCTCTGCGTTACACAGTTATCATGCACTCTCAGCTGTGCCAGCAGCTGGCAGCAGTAGCCTGGATAACTGGTTTCAGTAACTCCTTGGTGCAAACAGTGTTGACATCTTTGTTTCCTCGTTGTGGCCAATACCAGGTAGAGAATTTCTTCTGTGAGGTGCCTGCCATGCTTCAGTTATCATGTGTTGACACCTGGGTCAATGAAGTAGAGATGTATGCTGCTGTGGTTGTCATAAAAGTTATCCCTCTTGGGTTAATTCTTTTCTCTTACATCAACATTGTCAGAGCAGTCATAAATATACAATCTTCTGAAGGTCGAAAGAAGGCCTTTAACACATGTGGGTCTCATCTTCTGGTGGTCATCATGTTCTATGGCTCTGCCATCAGTGGGTATGCATACATGGCACCCAAGAGCAGCACAGCCAAACTGAAGGGCAAGCTTTTGGCACTGTTCTATGGACTTATAACGCCAATGCTGAACCCTCTTATCTATACCTTGAGGAACAAGGATGTCAAGGAAGCAATGAAGAAGGTACTTGGAAGAGAACAAGAGCAAGGGTGGAACTTGGATTAG
- the LOC127669825 gene encoding olfactory receptor 2G3-like — MTINKSSGGDFILVGFSDQPQLEKILFVVVLIFYLLTLVGNTAIILISCLDSALQTPMYYFLTNLSFVDICFSTSIVPQLLWNLHGPAKTITATGCAIQLYVSLALGSTECVLLAVMAFDRYAAVCRPLHYATVMHPRLCQSLAGVAWLSGVGNTLIQGTITLRLPRCGNHRIYHFICEVPAMIKLACVDIHTNEVQLFMASLVLLLLPLTLILVSYGYIAQALMRLRAALTWGKALGTCGSHLVVVVLFYGTITAIYIQPNSSYAHSQGKFITLLYTVVIPTLNPLIYTLRNKDVKGALKRLVRNDNSTGKKILSR; from the coding sequence ATGACAATTAACAAGAGCTCGGGTGGTGATTTCATCCTGGTGGGCTTCTCTGATCAGCCACAACTTGAGAAGATTCTCTTCGTGGTGGTGCTGATCTTCTACCTCCTGACACTGGTAGGCAACACTGCGATCATCCTCATTTCCTGTTTGGATTCTGCGCTCCAAACGCCCATGTACTATTTCCTTACCAACCTCTCTTTCGTTGATATCTGCTTTTCAACCAGCATTGTTCCTCAGCTGCTGTGGAACCTCCATGGCCCAGCCAAGACAATTACTGCCACAGGCTGCGCTATTCAGCTTTATGTGTCTCTGGCTCTGGGGTCCACTGAATGTGTCCTCCTCGCAGTTATGGCATTTGATCGTTATGCTGCTGTTTGCCGACCACTTCACTATGCTACAGTTATGCACCCACGGCTCTGCCAGTCTCTTGCAGGAGTGGCATGGTTGAGTGGAGTGGGCAACACACTGATTCAGGGTACCATCACCCTCCGCCTGCCTCGCTGTGGGAACCACAGGATTTATCACTTCATCTGTGAAGTTCCTGCCATGATCAAGTTGGCCTGTGTAGACATTCATACCAATGAAGTGCAGCTATTCATGGCTTCCTTGGTATTGCTCCTCCTTCCCCTGACACTCATCTTGGTGTCATATGGATACATTGCCCAAGCATTGATGAGGTTAAGGGCAGCTCTAACCTGGGGTAAAGCTCTTGGAACCTGTGGATCCCACCTGGTGGTAGTAGTACTATTTTATGGCACAATCACTGCTATCTATATCCAGCCTAACAGCTCCTATGCACACAGTCAGGGAAAGTTTATCACCCTTTTGTATACCGTGGTTATTCCTACTCTAAACCCCCTCATTTATACTTTAAGAAACAAAGATGTAAAGGGAGCTTTGAAGAGGTTGGTAAGGAACGATAACAGCactggaaagaaaattctttccAGGTAG